The Cellulophaga sp. RHA19 genome includes the window TTTCAGAAATTGAAAAACTAAACCCAAAACCGGGCGGATCGTATGCTGGCAACACAAGAGCTATTGAGCATATTGTACCAGATTTTTCTATAAAAATTGCTGAAGGAGAACTAGAACTTACTTTAAACGGAAGAAATGCTCCTGAGTTGCACGTATCTAGACAGTATAACAATATGCTAGAAGGATATAAAAACTCAAAAACAAAATCTAAATCTCAAAAAGACACTGTTTTCTTCATCAAACAAAAGTTAGATGCAGCAAAATGGTTTATAGACGCTATAAAACAAAGACAACAAACACTCTTTGTAACTATGAGTGCTATCATGAACTACCAAGAAGAATATTTTTTAACTGGTGATGAGCGCAAACTTAGACCAATGATATTAAAAGATATTGCAGATACTATTGGTATGGACGTATCTACAGTCTCTAGAGTAGCAAACAGTAAGTATGTAGACACACCATACGGAACCAAATTGATAAAAGAATACTTTTCTGAATCAATGAAAAACGAACAAGGTGAAGATGTATCTACTAAAGAGATTAAAAAAATACTAGAAAATGTTATTGGCGAAGAAGAAAAAAGAAAGCCTTTAACAGATGACAAACTTGCTGCTATACTAAAAGAAAAAGGATATCCTATTGCACGCCGTACAGTTGCAAAGTACAGGGAGCAATTAAACATACCTGTAGCAAGGTTAAGAAAACAAATTTAATGAAGGGATTTTACAAGATTATATCCTCTATTTTCCACCCTTTATTTATTCCCATAATTGGTTGTATTTGCTATTTTAAAATAACACCACAGTATTATACTCAAAATCATTTTTTAGGTAACATGTTACCTATTCTAATTTTAACTGTTATTGTACCTGTAGTGTGCTATATTATACTTAGGAGCATAGGTATAATCACATCCTACAGTTTACCAACCATAAAAGAACGCAAATACCCTTTATATATTAGCTTAGGATTATTACTACTTGTTGTTTATAAAGTTATACCTAACAATTACAGCGCAGAACTTTTCTTTTTCTTTCTAGGTATGCTTGCTGCTATATTTAGCTCTCTATTGTTACTTTTTATTCGTTTTAAGAGCAGTTTACACGCCGCAGGAATGGGAAGCTTACTTATGTTTTTAATAAGCCTTAGCGTGCATTTTGAAATAAATATTATTTATGCAATTGCTATTACTATTTTATGCACAGGTTTAGTATCTACAGCTAAACTCTATTTAAAAACAAATACTACTTTAGAAATAATTGTTGGTTTTGTAATTGGATTAACCTCACAGTTAATCACTATTAAATATTGGCTATAATATATAAAAGTTAAAACCTATTCGTATTGGCTTCATATTTAATTGCTCATCACCAACATAAGCATTATCCAACAAGCTATTCAACCCGTAATAAACGTGTATATTCCACGTATTATACCCAATGTTAAACTGTAGTCCATATCTAAAGTTAGATACATCTGTGTTTTTAAATACGTCTTTTAAATCATCAGAAACAAATTTAGACTTAGCGCTAAAAACATAACCCAATTTTGCACCTGCATAAATTCTAAAAAACTTATATTTAGTAGGTGTAGATCTTCGCCAACGAAACTCTATAGGCATTTCTATCAAATGAGTTTCTATTTTACTACGCGTATAATCAAAATCATCATCAACAAGAACATAACTAATAGTATTATCCTGTTTAGAAGCAACTAAATTAGAATAGTAATTATTTACTGCATAGCCCAAACCTAACCCAAAGCCAACTGTTCTATTTTTATTAATAGGTAAATCCTTAATAAAGCCAAGTTGTAAACCATATGGTAAGTTGCGTTGATCTAAATTAGCTGGCTTATCTGCAAAAGTGTTATAAGTAACACCTACATAGAACTGATCC containing:
- a CDS encoding porin family protein — encoded protein: MRCLSFLLFFVLLGSSVYAQNKEVDSLYLEDQFYVGVTYNTFADKPANLDQRNLPYGLQLGFIKDLPINKNRTVGFGLGLGYAVNNYYSNLVASKQDNTISYVLVDDDFDYTRSKIETHLIEMPIEFRWRRSTPTKYKFFRIYAGAKLGYVFSAKSKFVSDDLKDVFKNTDVSNFRYGLQFNIGYNTWNIHVYYGLNSLLDNAYVGDEQLNMKPIRIGFNFYIL